A single Anopheles arabiensis isolate DONGOLA chromosome 2, AaraD3, whole genome shotgun sequence DNA region contains:
- the LOC120908641 gene encoding uncharacterized protein LOC120908641 — protein sequence MQAPYAASDASQKIVSGTYSSQPAFCNHNSCIIILARMTIGEIRPSGSNMRATLDRMDRFVGMDKSLDIADSKDKTSCSGSHETPRAFTVSCGKNCRADCVPI from the exons ATGCAGGCTCCATATGCTGCCTCCGATGCATCACAGAAG ATAGTATCTGGAACATACTCGTCCCAACCAGCTTTCTGCAACCATAATTCCTGCATCATCATCTTGGCCCGAATGACAATCGGGGAGATCAGGCCCAGCGGATCGAACATGCGAGCTACGTTGGATAGAATGGATCGCTTTGTCGGAATGGACAAATCACTGGATATTGCGGATTCGAAGGATAAAACGTCATGCTCTGGCTCCCATGAAACACCAAGAGCCTTTACCGTCTCGTGTGGTAAGAATTGCCGCGCTGACTGTGTGCCGATTTGA